From the genome of Verrucomicrobiia bacterium:
GCATCGCCATCGGATTCTTCTTCGGCTTCACACCGTTGATCGGCTTAAAGACCCTGCTCGCTATCGGCCTCGCGTGGTTGTGTCGGGCGAACATCCTCGCCACCGTCATCGCCGTCACTCTGCATGATGTCTTGCTACCATTCATGCCCTTCCTCTTCCGCTTGGAATACAATATCGGCTACTGGCTGCTGTCGAATCCGCACGTCTTTCCACCTGATATGAATACCAACGACCTGAGCCCGCATGAGTGGTTAAGCTGGACAACGATATTGAAAGTTGGCGAACCGCTCTTGCTCGGCTCCATTGTCTTCTCCCTGCCCATCTCCACCATCACTTTCTTCATCACCAAAGCGATCATCAGCAGCTACCGCAAACGCCATCCCCTGGAAG
Proteins encoded in this window:
- a CDS encoding DUF2062 domain-containing protein; this translates as MREWLKRHSLKLLAIRDTPNAIAGGIAIGFFFGFTPLIGLKTLLAIGLAWLCRANILATVIAVTLHDVLLPFMPFLFRLEYNIGYWLLSNPHVFPPDMNTNDLSPHEWLSWTTILKVGEPLLLGSIVFSLPISTITFFITKAIISSYRKRHPLEEPYSVS